The following proteins are co-located in the Chryseobacterium daecheongense genome:
- a CDS encoding peptidoglycan DD-metalloendopeptidase family protein, whose translation MNKFLSSKKKVNILLGGLLLVVFAQGIFIAKLSSEKDDKTYEVNLVKINTEKDSVDYLKMKTDLTLVDQTVAQLNSFLKSKDLPSEKLMFLSKDSISNSVYLAKQANRYSQYLMDLQKKLMQVPLGMPTDGYISSNFGVRKNPIPFKTVYASVRTSAVADSKPAVAAAPKLEVKAEPVEKIIELTDSYGNKREVKVMVTPKATNAATPSAASTSTKTLAANPSSSKTAPTEKNNPPAEADQMQFHKGLDIAVAYGSDVRAAAAGTIIFSGQKGGYGNCVIVSHGNGLATLYGHLSELIAKVNDKVKVGQVIAKSGNSGRSTGPHLHYEVHKNNTPVNPKLFMNL comes from the coding sequence ATGAATAAATTTCTAAGCAGCAAAAAGAAGGTAAATATACTCCTGGGAGGACTTTTACTGGTAGTTTTTGCTCAAGGCATCTTTATAGCTAAGTTATCTTCCGAAAAGGATGATAAAACATACGAAGTAAACCTTGTGAAAATAAACACTGAAAAAGACAGTGTAGATTACTTAAAAATGAAAACAGATCTTACTTTAGTAGATCAAACCGTAGCACAGCTTAACTCATTCCTGAAGTCTAAAGATCTCCCGAGTGAAAAGCTGATGTTTCTGAGTAAAGACAGTATTTCAAACTCTGTCTATCTGGCCAAACAAGCCAACCGTTACAGTCAATATTTAATGGATTTACAAAAAAAACTGATGCAGGTTCCATTGGGAATGCCAACTGACGGATATATTTCCTCCAATTTTGGAGTCAGAAAAAATCCTATTCCATTTAAGACCGTCTATGCTTCCGTAAGGACAAGTGCGGTTGCAGATTCTAAACCAGCAGTTGCCGCAGCTCCAAAACTGGAAGTGAAAGCCGAACCTGTTGAAAAGATCATTGAATTGACAGACAGTTACGGAAATAAAAGAGAGGTAAAAGTAATGGTTACTCCAAAAGCAACCAATGCTGCTACTCCATCCGCTGCATCAACCTCTACAAAAACCTTAGCCGCCAATCCGTCATCTTCCAAAACAGCACCAACAGAAAAAAATAATCCACCTGCCGAAGCAGATCAGATGCAATTTCATAAAGGTCTGGACATTGCTGTTGCTTATGGTTCTGATGTAAGAGCAGCCGCAGCCGGAACCATTATTTTCTCAGGACAGAAGGGAGGTTATGGGAATTGCGTAATTGTTTCCCATGGAAATGGCTTGGCAACTTTATACGGCCATTTATCCGAATTGATCGCAAAAGTAAACGATAAGGTAAAAGTAGGTCAGGTGATTGCCAAATCCGGAAATTCAGGACGTTCCACAGGTCCTCATCTTCATTATGAAGTGCACAAAAACAATACTCCGGTGAA